A genomic segment from Euleptes europaea isolate rEulEur1 chromosome 17, rEulEur1.hap1, whole genome shotgun sequence encodes:
- the LOC130489145 gene encoding cyclin-dependent kinase inhibitor 1-like, translating to MEPRSTKAKCARRTLFGPVDPGQLQQDFQRMLHGSMEKAKQKWNFDFLREAPAEGLLQWEELQEQEVPAFYRTSVLGGVRKPLQPVNRTVAREAQTRHTVTLGQKATPAKKTGGKKSQTKKKRRQTSLTDYYTIKKQVRMEMLTPEKKLAF from the exons ATGGAGCCAAGATCCACGAAAGCGAAGTGCGCACGGAGGACTCTCTTTGGTCCTGTGGACCCCGGTCAGCTGCAGCAGGACTTCCAGCGCATGCTGCATGGGAGCATGGAGAAGGCCAAGCAGAAGTGGAACTTTGACTTCTTGCGAGAGGCGCCCGCAGAAGGCCTGCTGCAGTGGGAAGAGCTGCAGGAGCAGGAGGTCCCCGCCTTTTACCGCACTTCTGTGCTTGGGGGGGTCCGTAAACCCCTGCAGCCTGTGAACCGGACAGTAGCCCGGGAAGCCCAAACCCGTCACACGGTGACACTGGGACAGAAAGCCACGCCTGCCAAGAAGACGGGAGGGAAAAAGAGCCAGACTAAAAAGAAGCGAAGGCAGACCTCTTTGACTG ATTATTATACCATAAAGAAGCAAGTCAGAATGGAAATGCTAACTCCTGAAAAGAAACTGGCCTTCTAG